AGGGGATGAGTGTTGCGAGCGCAGAGTCGGCGCGCGACTCGATCGAGGATGTTCGTGCAACGCCGGTGGCTCGCAAGCTCGCAGCCGAGCACAATGTTGATCTGGCAGGTATCAAGGGCACAGGGATCAACGATCGCATTCGCGAGAATGACGTGCTGGCGTTTGTGCAGCAGCGCGACAGGGGCGCAGCCTCGGCCACGCCGACCCCGGTCAGGCCCTCGTCCTCGCAGACATCGCGCGGGGTCACCCGCGAACGCATGACGCCGCTAAGGCAGAAGATTGCCAGCCGTCTCGTCGAGGCCCAGCATACGGCTGCGATGCTCACAACGTTCAACGAGTGCGACATGTCTGCTGTCATGGACTTGCGCAAGTCGCACAAGGAATCATTTGAGAAGAAGCACGGAATCGGGCTTGGGTTCATGTCGTTCTTTGTCAAGGCCGCTGTCAACGCGCTGCGAACCTTCCCGATGGTCAACTCGTACATCGTGGCCGATGACGAAGGTCGCCCCGCGATCGAAAAGCACGAGTATTGCGACATCGCAGTGGCTGTCTCAAGCCCGAAGGGTCTGGTTGTGCCGGTCATTCGCAATGCGGAGCAACTCACGTTCGCGGGCGTTGAGTTGGCCGTCAAGGATCTGGGCACGCGGGCGCGCGACGGCAAACTCGGCATCGAAGAAATGCAAGGCGGGACATTCACCATCACCAATGGCGGTATCTTCGGCAGCCTGATGTCGACGCCGATCCTGAACCCGCCGCAGTCCGCGATTCTCGGCATGCACGCGATCAAG
This genomic interval from Phycisphaeraceae bacterium contains the following:
- the odhB gene encoding 2-oxoglutarate dehydrogenase complex dihydrolipoyllysine-residue succinyltransferase, giving the protein MATEIVMPESGESVASGVLTTWLKKSGDFVQRDEPIAEVDTDKITVEISSPAAGVLTQSVTEGDEVKIGAVLGVVDDSAKAPASGAASKTASATGNGRSESAAPSTATAPSAPAPATPAASGKGMSVASAESARDSIEDVRATPVARKLAAEHNVDLAGIKGTGINDRIRENDVLAFVQQRDRGAASATPTPVRPSSSQTSRGVTRERMTPLRQKIASRLVEAQHTAAMLTTFNECDMSAVMDLRKSHKESFEKKHGIGLGFMSFFVKAAVNALRTFPMVNSYIVADDEGRPAIEKHEYCDIAVAVSSPKGLVVPVIRNAEQLTFAGVELAVKDLGTRARDGKLGIEEMQGGTFTITNGGIFGSLMSTPILNPPQSAILGMHAIKNRAIEHPAGSGHATIRPMMYLALSYDHRIIDGSEAVRFLVSIKEAIEDPAKLLLDL